The following nucleotide sequence is from Natronosalvus caseinilyticus.
ATGCGATCTGACATCGTCATCGCCTCGGCCTGGTCGTGGGTGACGTACACGATGGTCGTGTCGAGTTCCTTGTGCAGGCGCTGGAGTTCGGTCCGCATGTGGACTCTGAGCTTGGCGTCGAGATTCGCCAGCGGTTCGTCCATCAGGAAGACGTCCGGCTCGCGGACGATTGCTCGTGCGATAGCGACACGCTGACGCTGCCCCCCGGACATCTCGTCGGGCATCCGGTCGAGCATGCCCTCGAGCTGGACGATGTCGGCGGCCTGGTCGACCCGGCGATCGATCTCGTCCTTGTCGTACTTTCGGAGTCGGAGGCCGAAGGAGATGTTCTCGTAGACGTCCATGTGCGGGAACAGCGCGATGTTCTGGAAGACCATCGACACCCCGCGATCCTTCGGCGGCAAGGTCGTGACGTCGACGTCGCCGATATATACCTTCCCCTCCGTGGGTTTGGTCAGCCCGGCGATGGTCTCCATCGTCGTCGACTTCCCACACCCCGAGGGGCCGACGAGGCAGACGAACTCCCCGTCTTCGATCTCGAGGTTCATGTCGTCGACCGCGGTGACGTCTTCGTAGCGTTTCGTGACGTGTTCGAGTGTTACGCGTGCCATAGTTTACTCCTTGAGTGCGCCGGCGGTCAGTCCGCTGACGATGCGTTCCTGGGCGACGACGACGAGGATCACGACGGGCAGGACCCCGACGATGCTCGCCGCCGCCATCAGGTTGAATTCCGTCGAGTACTGGGTCTGGTAGCTCAGGATGCCACCGACCAGCGGCGACCAGTTCTGGGGCT
It contains:
- a CDS encoding ABC transporter ATP-binding protein, whose product is MARVTLEHVTKRYEDVTAVDDMNLEIEDGEFVCLVGPSGCGKSTTMETIAGLTKPTEGKVYIGDVDVTTLPPKDRGVSMVFQNIALFPHMDVYENISFGLRLRKYDKDEIDRRVDQAADIVQLEGMLDRMPDEMSGGQRQRVAIARAIVREPDVFLMDEPLANLDAKLRVHMRTELQRLHKELDTTIVYVTHDQAEAMTMSDRIAVINAGELQQIDPPLVCYNEPANRFVAGFIGSPSMNFVEGELVEDGLRSEWFDVAFDPAAIEGVTVGDPVTLGVRPEDVHLADRTGSFATATQEIPVTTDVLEPMGNEVFVYLRLADGPSRTMDEDVAGASTGELLMSLDPDTPIEEDQETGVVLDRSSIHLFDSTTGEALAHGIETFAEQPRGDDTTPTEAESDSYS